From a single Brassica rapa cultivar Chiifu-401-42 unplaced genomic scaffold, CAAS_Brap_v3.01 Scaffold0137, whole genome shotgun sequence genomic region:
- the LOC103848761 gene encoding uncharacterized protein LOC103848761 isoform X2 — protein MELYPRIGKNFDIKVFTNCRFGMMSWAVLAVTYCIKQYEINGRVSDSMLVNTILMHVYVTKFFGWEAGYWNSMDIAHDRAGFYIFWGCLVWVPSIYTSPGMYLVNHPVQLGTQLAIYILVAGILCIYINYDRDRQRQEFRRTNGKCSVWGKAPSKIVATYKTTASETKTSLLLTSGWWGLARHFHYVPEILSSFFWTVPAFFSNFLPYFYVIYLTILLFDRAKRDDDRRRSKYGKYWKFYCEKVRHMIVPGIY, from the exons ATGGAGTTATACCCTCGAATTGGTAAGAACTTTGACATCAAGGTTTTTACTAATTGCAGATTTGGTATGATGTCTTGGGCTGTTCTTGCCGTCACCTACTGCATTAAGCAG TATGAAATAAATGGGAGAGTATCTGATTCAATGCTTGTGAACACCATTCTAATGCATGTGTATGTCACAAAATTTTTTGGGTGGGAAGCTGGTTACTGGAACAGCATGGACATCGCACATGACCGAG CTGGCTTCTACATTTTCTGGGGCTGTCTAGTGTGGGTGCCTTCTATTTATACATCTCCAGGCATGTACCTTGTGAACCACCCAGTCCAACTTGGAACTCAG TTGGCAATATACATTCTGGTGGCGGGGATTCTCTGCATTTACATAAACTATGACCGCGATAGACAAAGGCAAGAGTTCAGGAGGACAAACGGGAAATGCTCGGTTTGGGGCAAAGCCCCATCAAAG ATTGTGGCGACATATAAGACAACAGCTAGTGAAACTAAAACCAGTCTTCTCTTAACCTCTGGATG GTGGGGATTGGCTCGACATTTCCATTATGTTCCTGAGATCTTAAGTTCTTTCTTCTGGACCGTACCAGCTTTCTTTAGTAAC TTCTTGCCATACTTCTACGTCATATACCTCACGATTCTTCTCTTTGATCGAGCCAAGAGAGACGATGACCGACGCCGATCAAA gtATGGGAAATATTGGAAGTTTTACTGCGAAAAAGTGCGACACATGATTGTTCCTGGTATTTATTGA
- the LOC103848761 gene encoding uncharacterized protein LOC103848761 isoform X1, with protein MLSLFIFNVFKTLSFCLYQGHVAPSSSDSGSCGNLIIDFYWGMELYPRIGKNFDIKVFTNCRFGMMSWAVLAVTYCIKQYEINGRVSDSMLVNTILMHVYVTKFFGWEAGYWNSMDIAHDRAGFYIFWGCLVWVPSIYTSPGMYLVNHPVQLGTQLAIYILVAGILCIYINYDRDRQRQEFRRTNGKCSVWGKAPSKIVATYKTTASETKTSLLLTSGWWGLARHFHYVPEILSSFFWTVPAFFSNFLPYFYVIYLTILLFDRAKRDDDRRRSKYGKYWKFYCEKVRHMIVPGIY; from the exons ATGTtgagtttgtttatttttaatgtttttaaaactctGTCTTTTTGTCTGTACCAGGGTCATGTTGCACCTTCATCAAGTGATTCTGGTTCATGTGGTAACCTGATTATCGACTTCTATTGG GGCATGGAGTTATACCCTCGAATTGGTAAGAACTTTGACATCAAGGTTTTTACTAATTGCAGATTTGGTATGATGTCTTGGGCTGTTCTTGCCGTCACCTACTGCATTAAGCAG TATGAAATAAATGGGAGAGTATCTGATTCAATGCTTGTGAACACCATTCTAATGCATGTGTATGTCACAAAATTTTTTGGGTGGGAAGCTGGTTACTGGAACAGCATGGACATCGCACATGACCGAG CTGGCTTCTACATTTTCTGGGGCTGTCTAGTGTGGGTGCCTTCTATTTATACATCTCCAGGCATGTACCTTGTGAACCACCCAGTCCAACTTGGAACTCAG TTGGCAATATACATTCTGGTGGCGGGGATTCTCTGCATTTACATAAACTATGACCGCGATAGACAAAGGCAAGAGTTCAGGAGGACAAACGGGAAATGCTCGGTTTGGGGCAAAGCCCCATCAAAG ATTGTGGCGACATATAAGACAACAGCTAGTGAAACTAAAACCAGTCTTCTCTTAACCTCTGGATG GTGGGGATTGGCTCGACATTTCCATTATGTTCCTGAGATCTTAAGTTCTTTCTTCTGGACCGTACCAGCTTTCTTTAGTAAC TTCTTGCCATACTTCTACGTCATATACCTCACGATTCTTCTCTTTGATCGAGCCAAGAGAGACGATGACCGACGCCGATCAAA gtATGGGAAATATTGGAAGTTTTACTGCGAAAAAGTGCGACACATGATTGTTCCTGGTATTTATTGA